CTTGCCGCGATACTTCCTGACCATCTGTTGCCGTTGAAGGCGAAGCAAGACCTTGAGCCCTTCTTCCACAACCCCCTTCTTGGTCTTAATGCCCGTGATGCGTTGTGCCTCTGAGAGCAATTGGTCGTCTATAACGATATTGGTACGCATGGTAAACCCCTGAAATGTGTATGTTTATATGCTATTATACACATTGTGGTTTTGCAAGGCATGTGGTTACCTTGAATTCAACTTGATTCCGCGCTGACCACGTTGTTAGCCGGGCCTGTTGAATATTGAAGTTCCCAACGGCCATTTGCCAGAAAAACGTTGTCCGCTCCGATTATTTTACAGTTGTTGTATCGCGTACCCTTTTTCCTTCAGTATCGCCAGCAAGCCTTCGTTTCCCAATAGATGCAAGGTTCCCACCACGATCATGTAGGGTTCGTCGTGCTGTAGGTACGTTTCAATGCGTGGGAGCCAGTTTTGGTTTCGTCGGGTAATTAACGCTTCATAGACTTCAGGAAATGCTTGCATGCCCGTGAGCAAGACTTCCAAACCCTGAATTTTTCCATGTGTCCAGGAGTCGACGAGTTGCTGTGTCTGTTGTTCCAGGAGTGTGATTTCTTCTAAT
The genomic region above belongs to Nitrospirales bacterium and contains:
- a CDS encoding type II toxin-antitoxin system VapB family antitoxin — encoded protein: MRTNIVIDDQLLSEAQRITGIKTKKGVVEEGLKVLLRLQRQQMVRKYRGKLRWTGNLEAMRRDTKL